Proteins encoded by one window of Arabidopsis thaliana chromosome 2, partial sequence:
- a CDS encoding GRAS family transcription factor (GRAS family transcription factor; CONTAINS InterPro DOMAIN/s: Transcription factor GRAS (InterPro:IPR005202); BEST Arabidopsis thaliana protein match is: GRAS family transcription factor (TAIR:AT1G07520.1).) has protein sequence MDPNFSESLNGFEYFDGNPNLLTDPMEDQYPPPSDTLLKYVSEILMEESNGDYKQSMFYDSLALRKTEEMLQQVITDSQNQSFSPADSLITNSWDASGSIDESAYSADPQPVNEIMVKSMFSDAESALQFKKGVEEASKFLPNSDQWVINLDIERSERRDSVKEEMGLDQLRVKKNHERDFEEVRSSKQFASNVEDSKVTDMFDKVLLLDGECDPQTLLDSEIQAIRSSKNIGEKGKKKKKKKSQVVDFRTLLTHCAQAISTGDKTTALEFLLQIRQQSSPLGDAGQRLAHCFANALEARLQGSTGPMIQTYYNALTSSLKDTAADTIRAYRVYLSSSPFVTLMYFFSIWMILDVAKDAPVLHIVDFGILYGFQWPMFIQSISDRKDVPRKLRITGIELPQCGFRPAERIEETGRRLAEYCKRFNVPFEYKAIASQNWETIRIEDLDIRPNEVLAVNAGLRLKNLQDETGSEENCPRDAVLKLIRNMNPDVFIHAIVNGSFNAPFFISRFKEAVYHYSALFDMFDSTLPRDNKERIRFEREFYGREAMNVIACEEADRVERPETYRQWQVRMVRAGFKQKTIKPELVELFRGKLKKWRYHKDFVVDENSKWLLQGWKGRTLYASSCWVPA, from the coding sequence ATGGATCCAAACTTCTCTGAATCTCTAAACGGCTTTGAGTATTTTGATGGTAACCCTAATTTGCTTACTGATCCAATGGAAGATCAGTATCCACCACCATCTGATACTCTGTTGAAATACGTGAGTGAGATTCTTATGGAAGAGAGTAATGGAGATTATAAGCAATCTATGTTCTATGATTCATTGGCTTTACGAAAAACTGAAGAAATGTTGCAGCAAGTCATTACTGATTCTCAAAATCAGTCCTTTAGTCCTGCTGATTCATTGATTACTAATTCTTGGGATGCAAGCGGAAGCATCGATGAATCGGCTTATTCGGCTGATCCGCAACCTGTGAATGAAATTATGGTTAAGAGTATGTTTAGTGATGCAGAATCAGCTTTACAGTTTAAGAAAGGGGTTGAAGAAGCTAGTAAATTCCTTCCCAATAGTGATCAATGGGTTATCAATCTGGATATCGAGAGATCCGAAAGGCGCGATTCGGTTAAAGAAGAGATGGGATTGGATCAGTTGAGAGTTAAGAAGAATCATGAAAGGGATTTTGAGGAAGTTAGGAGTAGTAAGCAATTTGCTAGTAATGTAGAAGATAGTAAGGTTACAGATATGTTTGATAAGGTTTTGCTTCTTGACGGTGAATGCGATCCGCAAACATTGTTAGACAGCGAGATTCAAGCGATTCGGAGTAGTAAGAACATAGGAgagaaagggaagaagaagaagaagaagaagagtcaagTGGTTGATTTTCGTACACTTCTCACTCATTGTGCACAAGCCATTTCCACAGGAGATAAAACCACGGCTCTTGAGTTTCTGTTACAGATAAGGCAACAGTCTTCGCCTCTCGGTGACGCGGGGCAAAGACTAGCTCATTGTTTCGCTAACGCGCTTGAAGCTCGTCTACAGGGAAGTACCGGTCCTATGATCCAGACTTATTACAATGCTTTAACCTCGTCGTTGAAGGATACTGCTGCGGATACAATTAGAGCGTATCGAGTTTATCTTTCTTCGTCTCCGTTTGTTACCTTGATgtatttcttctccatctgGATGATTCTTGATGTGGCTAAAGATGCTCCTGTTCTTCATATAGTTGATTTTGGGATTCTATACGGGTTTCAATGGCCGATGTTTATTCAGTCTATATCAGATCGAAAAGATGTACCGCGGAAGCTGCGGATTACTGGTATCGAGCTTCCTCAGTGCGGGTTTCGGCCCGCGGAGCGAATAGAGGAGACAGGACGGAGATTGGCTGAGTATTGTAAACGGTTTAATGTTCCGTTTGAGTACAAAGCCATTGCGTCTCAGAACTGGGAAACAATCCGGATAGAAGATCTCGATATACGACCAAACGAAGTCTTAGCGGTTAATGCTGGACTTAGACTCAAGAACCTTCAAGATGAAACAGGAAGCGAAGAGAATTGCCCGAGAGATGCTGTCTTGAAGCTAATAAGAAACATGAACCCGGACGTTTTCATCCACGCGATTGTCAACGGTTCATTCAACGCACCCTTCTTTATCTCGCGGTTTAAAGAAGCGGTTTACCATTACTCCGCTCTCTTCGACATGTTTGATTCGACGTTGCCTCGGGATAACAAAGAGAGGATTAGGTTCGAGAGGGAGTTTTACGGGAGAGAGGCTATGAACGTGATAGCGTGCGAGGAAGCTGATCGAGTGGAGAGGCCTGAGACTTACAGGCAATGGCAGGTTAGAATGGTTAGAGCCGGGTTTAAGCAGAAAACGATTAAGCCTGAGCTGGTAGAGTTGTTTAGAGGAAAGCTGAAGAAATGGCGTTACCATAAAGACTTTGTGGTTGATGAAAATAGTAAATGGTTGTTACAAGGCTGGAAAGGTCGAACTCTctatgcttcttcttgttgggTTCCTGCCTAG
- a CDS encoding Ubiquitin fusion degradation UFD1 family protein (Ubiquitin fusion degradation UFD1 family protein; INVOLVED IN: ubiquitin-dependent protein catabolic process; LOCATED IN: cellular_component unknown; EXPRESSED IN: 18 plant structures; EXPRESSED DURING: 10 growth stages; CONTAINS InterPro DOMAIN/s: Ubiquitin fusion degradation protein UFD1 (InterPro:IPR004854); BEST Arabidopsis thaliana protein match is: ubiquitin fusion degradation 1 (TAIR:AT2G21270.2); Has 35333 Blast hits to 34131 proteins in 2444 species: Archae - 798; Bacteria - 22429; Metazoa - 974; Fungi - 991; Plants - 531; Viruses - 0; Other Eukaryotes - 9610 (source: NCBI BLink).), with protein sequence MDGDGSSFEQCYRCYPVTFIDKAHLEKGDKIIMPPSALDRLASLHIEYPMLFQLSNVSVEKTSHCGVLEFTADEGLVYLPYWMMQNMSLEEGDVMQVKNISLVKGTYIKLQPHTQDFLDISNPKAILETTLRSYSCLTTGDTIMVPYNNKQYYINVVEAKPSSAVSIIETDCEVDFAPPLDYKEPEKPQKLTPSNKRPLQVKEEEEPASKVPKFTPFTGSGKRLDGKAQTQTEPEDTKQQEKPTENGKDDEKLSVTTPRQISGKLVFGSNSKSAAKETAKVDDPKNIVQESSTKSDEAKFKVFTGKKYSLNG encoded by the exons ATGGATGGAGATGGTTCTAGCTTTGAGCAGTGTTACCGTTGTTATCCTGTCACATTCATTGACAAG GCACATCTTGAGAAGGGTGACAAAA TTATCATGCCTCCTTCCGCTCTCGATCGTCTTG CTTCTTTGCATATTGAATACCCAATGCTGTTTCAACTGAGTAATGTTTCTGTTGAGAAGACCTCACATTGTGGTGTACTAGAATTCACTGCAGACGAAGGCCTAGTTTACTTGCCATATTGG ATGATGCAAAACATGTCTCTTGAAGAGGGAGACGTTATGCAAGTTAAGAATATCAGCTTGGTAAAAGGGACTTACATCAAGCTGCAGCCTCACACTCAAGATTTCTTGGATATTTCCAACCCAAAAGCCAT CTTGGAGACTACGCTTAGGAGTTACTCTTGCTTAACCACGGGTGATACAATTATGGTTCCGTATAACAACAAGCAATATTACATCAATGTGGTTGAGGCAAAACCTTCTTCAGCTGTGAGTATTATCGAAACGGATTGTGAGGTTGATTTTGCTCCTCCTCTTGATTACAAAGAACCTGAGAAGCCACAGAAGTTGACTCCTTCAAACAAACGACCTCTCCAAG ttaaagaagaagaagaacctgcAAGCAAAGTTCCCAAATTCACGCCGTTCACTGGATCAGGAAAACGTTTAGATGGAAAAGCACAAACACAAACTGAACCAGAAGATACAAAACAGCAAGAAAAGCCGACTGAGAATGGGAAAGACGATGAGAAGTTGTCAGTCACTACACCAAGGCAAATATCAGGAAAGCTCGTCTTTGGTTCAAACAGCAAATCAGCTGCAAAAGAAACAGCGAAA GTTGATGATCCAAAGAACATTGTGCAAGAGAGCTCAACAAAATCCGATGAAGCTAAGTTCAAAGTGTTCACAGGGAAGAAATACTCACTCAATGGTTAA
- a CDS encoding Ubiquitin fusion degradation UFD1 family protein (Ubiquitin fusion degradation UFD1 family protein; INVOLVED IN: ubiquitin-dependent protein catabolic process; LOCATED IN: cellular_component unknown; EXPRESSED IN: 18 plant structures; EXPRESSED DURING: 10 growth stages; CONTAINS InterPro DOMAIN/s: Ubiquitin fusion degradation protein UFD1 (InterPro:IPR004854); BEST Arabidopsis thaliana protein match is: ubiquitin fusion degradation 1 (TAIR:AT2G21270.2); Has 693 Blast hits to 691 proteins in 215 species: Archae - 0; Bacteria - 0; Metazoa - 163; Fungi - 203; Plants - 125; Viruses - 0; Other Eukaryotes - 202 (source: NCBI BLink).): protein MPPSALDRLASLHIEYPMLFQLSNVSVEKTSHCGVLEFTADEGLVYLPYWMMQNMSLEEGDVMQVKNISLVKGTYIKLQPHTQDFLDISNPKAILETTLRSYSCLTTGDTIMVPYNNKQYYINVVEAKPSSAVSIIETDCEVDFAPPLDYKEPEKPQKLTPSNKRPLQVKEEEEPASKVPKFTPFTGSGKRLDGKAQTQTEPEDTKQQEKPTENGKDDEKLSVTTPRQISGKLVFGSNSKSAAKETAKVDDPKNIVQESSTKSDEAKFKVFTGKKYSLNG from the exons ATGCCTCCTTCCGCTCTCGATCGTCTTG CTTCTTTGCATATTGAATACCCAATGCTGTTTCAACTGAGTAATGTTTCTGTTGAGAAGACCTCACATTGTGGTGTACTAGAATTCACTGCAGACGAAGGCCTAGTTTACTTGCCATATTGG ATGATGCAAAACATGTCTCTTGAAGAGGGAGACGTTATGCAAGTTAAGAATATCAGCTTGGTAAAAGGGACTTACATCAAGCTGCAGCCTCACACTCAAGATTTCTTGGATATTTCCAACCCAAAAGCCAT CTTGGAGACTACGCTTAGGAGTTACTCTTGCTTAACCACGGGTGATACAATTATGGTTCCGTATAACAACAAGCAATATTACATCAATGTGGTTGAGGCAAAACCTTCTTCAGCTGTGAGTATTATCGAAACGGATTGTGAGGTTGATTTTGCTCCTCCTCTTGATTACAAAGAACCTGAGAAGCCACAGAAGTTGACTCCTTCAAACAAACGACCTCTCCAAG ttaaagaagaagaagaacctgcAAGCAAAGTTCCCAAATTCACGCCGTTCACTGGATCAGGAAAACGTTTAGATGGAAAAGCACAAACACAAACTGAACCAGAAGATACAAAACAGCAAGAAAAGCCGACTGAGAATGGGAAAGACGATGAGAAGTTGTCAGTCACTACACCAAGGCAAATATCAGGAAAGCTCGTCTTTGGTTCAAACAGCAAATCAGCTGCAAAAGAAACAGCGAAA GTTGATGATCCAAAGAACATTGTGCAAGAGAGCTCAACAAAATCCGATGAAGCTAAGTTCAAAGTGTTCACAGGGAAGAAATACTCACTCAATGGTTAA
- a CDS encoding Ubiquitin fusion degradation UFD1 family protein: MCFLSFLFCSLETTLRSYSCLTTGDTIMVPYNNKQYYINVVEAKPSSAVSIIETDCEVDFAPPLDYKEPEKPQKLTPSNKRPLQVKEEEEPASKVPKFTPFTGSGKRLDGKAQTQTEPEDTKQQEKPTENGKDDEKLSVTTPRQISGKLVFGSNSKSAAKETAKVDDPKNIVQESSTKSDEAKFKVFTGKKYSLNG; encoded by the exons ATGTGTTTCTTATCATTCCTCTTTTGCAGCTTGGAGACTACGCTTAGGAGTTACTCTTGCTTAACCACGGGTGATACAATTATGGTTCCGTATAACAACAAGCAATATTACATCAATGTGGTTGAGGCAAAACCTTCTTCAGCTGTGAGTATTATCGAAACGGATTGTGAGGTTGATTTTGCTCCTCCTCTTGATTACAAAGAACCTGAGAAGCCACAGAAGTTGACTCCTTCAAACAAACGACCTCTCCAAG ttaaagaagaagaagaacctgcAAGCAAAGTTCCCAAATTCACGCCGTTCACTGGATCAGGAAAACGTTTAGATGGAAAAGCACAAACACAAACTGAACCAGAAGATACAAAACAGCAAGAAAAGCCGACTGAGAATGGGAAAGACGATGAGAAGTTGTCAGTCACTACACCAAGGCAAATATCAGGAAAGCTCGTCTTTGGTTCAAACAGCAAATCAGCTGCAAAAGAAACAGCGAAA GTTGATGATCCAAAGAACATTGTGCAAGAGAGCTCAACAAAATCCGATGAAGCTAAGTTCAAAGTGTTCACAGGGAAGAAATACTCACTCAATGGTTAA
- the ftsh3 gene encoding FTSH protease 3 (FTSH protease 3 (ftsh3); FUNCTIONS IN: ATP-dependent peptidase activity, ATPase activity; INVOLVED IN: proteolysis, protein catabolic process; LOCATED IN: mitochondrion, chloroplast thylakoid membrane; EXPRESSED IN: 24 plant structures; EXPRESSED DURING: 13 growth stages; CONTAINS InterPro DOMAIN/s: Peptidase M41, FtsH (InterPro:IPR005936), ATPase, AAA+ type, core (InterPro:IPR003593), ATPase, AAA-type, core (InterPro:IPR003959), ATPase, AAA-type, conserved site (InterPro:IPR003960), Peptidase M41 (InterPro:IPR000642), Peptidase M41, FtsH extracellular (InterPro:IPR011546); BEST Arabidopsis thaliana protein match is: FTSH protease 10 (TAIR:AT1G07510.1); Has 42068 Blast hits to 39734 proteins in 3332 species: Archae - 1581; Bacteria - 17420; Metazoa - 4814; Fungi - 3774; Plants - 3280; Viruses - 30; Other Eukaryotes - 11169 (source: NCBI BLink).) produces MTMIFFSKLNRSISRSKGFLYGGGVRSAARLLTSPGLEAASVNEVEGGLGFIRRHFASLASRKGLVNNDLIGVFANPRLRRFFSDEAPKKKNYENYFPKDKQEPKSDQKSEHKEGSEKNENENVGDMFMNRFQNLLIPLLALAVFFSTFSFGSGEQQQISFQEFKNKLLEPGLVDHIDVSNKSVAKVYVRSTPKDQQTTDVVHGNGNGIPAKRTGGQYKYYFNIGSVDSFEEKLEEAQEALGVDRHEYVPVTYVSEMVWYQEFMRFAPTLLLLGTLIYGARRMQGGLGVGGTGGKNGRGIFNIGKATITRADKHSKNKIYFKDVAGCDEAKQEIMEFVHFLKNPKKYEDLGAKIPKGALLVGPPGTGKTLLAKATAGESGVPFLSISGSDFMEMFVGVGPSRVRHLFQEARQAAPSIIFIDEIDAIGRARGRGGLGGNDERESTLNQLLVEMDGFGTTAGVVVLAGTNRPDILDKALLRPGRFDRQITIDKPDIKGRDQIFKIYLKKIKLDHEPSYYSQRLAALTPGFAGADIANVCNEAALIAARHEGATVTMAHFESAIDRVIGGLEKKNRVISKLERRTVAYHESGHAVVGWFLEHAEPLLKVTIVPRGTAALGFAQYVPNENLLMTKEQLFDMTCMTLGGRAAEQVLIGKISTGAQNDLEKVTKMTYAQVAVYGFSDKVGLLSFPPRDDGYDFSKPYSNKTGAIIDEEVRDWVAKAYERTVELVEEHKVKVAEIAELLLEKEVLHQDDLLKILGERPFKSAEVTNYDRFKSGFEETEKDSAATPTVEPVVDDGAPPPFEPQVVPT; encoded by the exons atgacaatgatcttcttctctaagCTTAATCGCTCCATTTCTCGTTCAAAG GGATTTTTGTACGGTGGTGGTGTTAGATCGGCGGCAAGGCTACTTACTTCGCCGGGACTTGAGGCGGCGTCTGTGAATGAAGTGGAAGGtggattagggtttataaGAAGACACTttgcttctttagcttcacGGAAGGGTTTAGTCAATAATGATTTGATTGGTGTTTTTGCTAATCCAAGACTTCGTAGATTCTTCTCTGATGAAGCTCCTAAGAAGAAGA ATTATGAGAACTATTTTCCTAAAGATAAGCAAGAACCCAAGAGTGATCAGAAATCAGAGCATAAAG AGGGTTcagaaaagaatgaaaatgaGAATGTGGGAGATATGTTCATGAACCGATTCCAAAATTTGCTAATTCCTCTACTAGCTCTTGCTGTATTCTTTTCTACTTTCTCGTTTGGCTCTGGGGAACAACAACAG ATAAGTTTCCAGGAGTTCAAAAACAAGCTACTCGAGCCTGGTTTAGTTGACCACATAGATGTTTCAAACAAATCAGTAGCAAAAGTCTACGTGAGGAGCACACCGAAAGACCAACAAACAACTGACGTTGTCCATGGTAATGGTAACGGTATTCCTGCTAAAAGAACTGGTGGTCAGTATAAGTACTACTTCAATATCGGTAGTGTTGATTCTTTTGAGGAGAAACTCGAAGAAGCTCAAGAAGCGTTAGGTGTTGATCGTCATGAATATGTTCCTGTCACATACGTCTCTGAAATGGTCTGGTATCAAGAGTTCATGAGGTTTGCACCGACTTTGTTGCTCTTGGGTACTCTGATCTATGGTGCGAGACGGATGCAAGGTGGATTGGGTGTAGGAGGAACTGGCGGTAAGAATGGTCGTGGAATTTTCAATATAGGCAAAGCTACAATAACGAGAGCTGATAAACATTCCAAGAATAAG ATTTATTTCAAGGATGTTGCTGGATGTGACGAGGCTAAACAAGAAATTATGGAGTTTGTACATTTCCTTAAGAACCCAAAGAAGTATGAAGATTTGGGTGCTAAAATTCCGAAAGGTGCACTTTTAGTCGGTCCGCCTGGAACCGGAAAGACCCTTTTAGCAAAAGCCACAGCAGGAGAATCTGGTGTGCCATTTCTGTCTATTTCTGGCTCAGATTTCATGGAGATGTTTGTTGGTGTTGGGCCTTCGAGGGTGAGACATTTGTTCCAAGAGGCGAGACAAGCTGCACCGAGCATTATATTTATCGATGAGATTGATGCTATTGGTCGGGCAAGAGGTCGTGGAGGTTTAGGCGGAAATGATGAGCGTGAAAGCACTCTGAATCAGTTGCTAGTTGAAATGGATGGTTTTGGTACAACCGCTGGTGTTGTGGTTCTTGCTGGAACCAACAGACCGGATATTTTGGATAAAGCTTTGTTAAGGCCTGGACGTTTTGATCGCCAGATAACTATTGATAAACCTGATATCAAAGGGCGTGATCAGATTTTCAAGATTTACTTGAAGAAGATCAAACTTGATCATGAGCCATCATATTACTCTCAAAGGCTTGCTGCTCTCACTCCCGGGTTTGCAGGAGCTGACATTGCGAATGTCTGTAACGAAGCAGCTCTTATTGCTGCTAGACACGAAGGAGCAACGGTTACTATGGCACACTTTGAATCTGCGATTGATCGTGTTATTGGTGGTCTTGAGAAGAAAAACCGG GTGATAAGCAAGTTGGAGCGACGTACAGTTGCATATCATGAATCTGGTCACGCAGTTGTAGGGTGGTTCCTTGAACATGCAGAGCCGTTACTGAAAGTGACTATTGTACCACGTGGCACAGCGGCTCTCGGATTTGCACAATACGTTCCAAACGAAAACCTTCTCATGACCAAAGAGCAACTCTTTGACATGACTTGCATGACTCTCGGAGGCCGTGCAGCTGAGCAG GTATTGATAGGTAAAATCTCAACGGGTGCGCAGAACGATCTAGAGAAGGTGACGAAGATGACTTACGCGCAAGTAGCTGTGTATGGTTTCAGTGACAAGGTTGGGCTACTCTCGTTTCCACCAAGGGATGATGGCTACGACTTCTCTAAACCATACAGCAACAAAACCGGTGCTATCATAGACGAAGAAGTTAGGGACTGGGTGGCCAAAGCTTATGAGCGGACCGTAGAGCTGGTTGAGGAACACAAAGTGAAAGTGGCTGAGATCGCCGAGCTTTTACTAGAGAAAGAGGTGTTGCATCAGGATGATCTCTTAAAAATTTTAGGTGAACGTCCGTTTAAGTCAGCTGAGGTCACTAATTATGACCGGTTCAAGTCTGGGTTTGAAGAGACTGAGAAGGACTCAGCCGCCACCCCTACAGTGGAGCCTGTGGTGGATGATGGAGCTCCCCCGCCGTTTGAACCCCAGGTTGTTCCGACGTAA